AATTGGCTGACTACAGTCTTTCTAACAATTGCTAGCTAAGAAAGTTAACATATTTGTTGGTTACTAGTGAAATCATGCCTCCTTCCCACAACCTTTTGCCCATGTTACTAGGCaatgtttcaataaaaaaaaaaaaaatcttgttatTGTAGAAATTAACTGATAAATTTCCAGACTGTCACATTTAATAGAATATACATTTCCTTTAAATGAATACAATTTATTAGGCCTGATCCTATTGTTATTACATAATAATTTCATAGAATTTTTGCCTAGTGGACTTGGTAGAAGCAACTCTTTGACTCTGCTCTGTTCATTATTTTGCTCCATCAGGACACCTCATTGTGCATTATCACAAACCTTTATAGCCTTTTACATATACACAATGTTGAATAGAGGAACATGGATGGTTTATAAACACACTTAGTCTGTAAATATAAGCAGTTAACTCAGCTTTTGTATTTACTGCCATGTACTGCATTAAATTGCCTACATTGGAAAATATTTAGTGAGATTTggtacaaacagaaaatataattgCACACATGTATAATAATAGCACTGTAACAATTGTAGAACTTTCTGAAATGGTAAACTTACAACTAACTTTTTGGATATCTcttagttgtttttgtgtacTGATAGTTTTCACTCTAAATgcagacatttgttttgtatattttttgctCAAAGGGATTTTTTGGGTAATTAATCAAACtctaattgcattttttttcttcaggtaCACATTTATGATTAAAATTAGTTTGCTGTTTCATTGTCATAAATTGTTTCTGCATTGAAAGCTATCTAGCATTTTGTAAGTCGCACTTAATTTCAAGGCATTTTATCTAACATATtgagaacatactgtaaaagTGCTTTGGCTTTAttcacatgtaaaacattttttgtgctCTTCATTGTCCATTGTAGCAAAGCTAGTAGTTGACTACCTCATCTGGAAAATTCAAATTGCAATATATTGTTGTTATAGCTGTTATTTGTAGCAGCTTCACATAAACACAGTTTATTGTAGAAAGAATTAAGTAAAGTTGATATAGGTTTCTGCCAGTATGTATAAATATGTCCATTTATTCATGTAGTTAATATCatcttgatttatttatttatttatctcaaTTCTTGTTTTTGGTTGGAATTTAGCAGTGTAGGGGGGCTTCTTGTTTGCGGCTGTTTGTtatgagaaacatttttatttcagaagtGGGGGAAGAGTTTACCTCTGTTTACTTACCTAGTCAAACTGatgtaaattttttttgaaatttttcTTAATATTGGTTTAATAAGATTTGTAATGAATGGTTTGACAAAAGCAACTTGTGTCTATAAACATaagtataaaatgtaaagagaTAACATTTAAGATTGCTGCATAATTTTGACTAGCTGCATATGCTGTGGCTCTTATGTGCATATGCTGTGGCAAATGATTAGATAATATTGATGAAAAACgtattttgtacatttgatTGAACATTTGCAATGTTATAGAATGGAATTGGATGTATTTTGCATGATTAGACTAAGTTATGTGTCAGTCAGAAGTTGGTGATATatggtaactttttttttactggaagtGCTGTGTGTTGCTGCATTTAGTGTCAAGTCCACAGTGCATCAATTAGACTAAACtaaacaagttaaaaatttGATTGTGGACTGAAGATGTACGTGAAATACCTTCACTCAATAGTACAAACTGATTTATATTcgtaatgtacagtatatgaacaTTTTACCAAAACCTCTTAGTGTGCTTGTAGAATACTATGTAATTGAGTTGTGCTCTGGGTTACATCTGCTTGTTagagtatttatttgtttggaaaaaaggCATGAACTCTGTGTCAGTTTCTTACTGCAGTGGTGAGATGTAGAGCAAAACCCTCAGGGATAACACTTGCCACTCATTATTCAGGTAGTCACTTGACTCCTCAGATCTTGCAAGCAGTGAAGTGACGTTATTGAacttagcaaaaaaaaagtcaggttCCATTTCaagcaattattattttatttatttatttatatttttaaaaatgtatttttaatctttaaatttTAGCATGCTGTACAAATTATAGTTAGAACCAAACCCCCTGTTCaccattttatttatactttgtcATTATAACCTCAGTGCAGGTAGGAAGTTGACCAATGGACTAATAAATTAGCAAGTTTCTTTACAGTTTAGTACACAGcgtattttgattaaaaaaaaaaaacaaatacaaaaaacctCCCTAatgcaaaatactaaaaccagagatgtactgtatgtccatTTGAAGTATTCACGCCATCATTTGTGATTTAAAGctataatattttattcactattCTGTTGTTTCATTCTTTCCTATTGACACTAAAATGAGCATTTTTGCTTGTCTCTGGCAGTAACGCATCCAAATTGCTTGCTTGATCCAATAAATATCATTTAATACCtaatattgattatttttcaaaCTCACTGAGTAAAAGCTACGTAACAGGTAATCCACAATTTTTAATGCACCTCATGTCAAAATTATACTAGTTATATTAGTACAaatataatgttgtttttatttatcatcaaTTATAGGCtttgaattagtttttttttttttttaattttttatttttctgtcctttcggcctatcctgtgagttcagggtccccacagcggatTATTTGTCCGCGTgtagatttggcacagtttttacgccgatgCCCTTcatgatgcaaccctcccaaatttttAACAgacttgggaccggcactgcatggctggggatggggtgtggctgttgggggttcagtttcttgcccagggacactttggcatgtggtCGGAAGAGGGGGGCATGAACCttcgaccctatggtcggtaggcatgcactctaccaactgagccactgccacccgattcaacattattttattgattactCTTTCATCTTGCAGTTGCCACCACCTCTTGTTCTGCAAGGTTATTTCAATCTTTCATAAGAAAGCCTTGTGATAAATCACCTCAGGAATCTAGGTGTTGTTTCATTCCtctgctcattttgtttttgaaacacTACAATGTAGCTTgggaaaattagttttttacCTGTTTAACAAGAGAAACTATTTAAacttataaatatatttttggcaTATTGTGACAGTTTAAATGCTACATGTATTGGAAGATTTCATAATAGACCTACCTCACTGACAAAActttagccaaaaaaaaaaaaactgtccccTTGGTTATGAAATTTAGTTTGCACTGGCACAAACCTATTACAATAactaaatttgcatgttttttttgttttgttttttaactcgTTAATCATAGGTTTTTGTACCCCttttaatatttgctcattcaaaTGTGTTTGACTTGGTTTAATTAAAGTGGGACACATTATTAAATCTTTATTAAGTCTTGTGCATGCCTAGAATTTCCTTGATGTATattgtaacaaaaaaaactactgtataaataagaaaaatgtaatggttGTAACAATGTAATTTGTCAGGTTCACTGGATGAAAGATTCACTTTGAAAATCACTTCTAATAAATATGCAATCAAAACAAATTGTATATATTGGtaaattatttcaaacatgTAGAGCCACCACTTTTTAGAAGGTTTAATTATGGACTTGTAGAGACAAAGGACAAGTTTtagcataaatataaaaattacaaactaCTCAGTTGTATGAATCAATGTTATTTCTACTTCTTGTTAAATTTCatctgcttatttttttttctctttagggAGTCTACAGACCTGCATGTTACAAAGGCAAAAGACCTGCAGTCCACTTCCACACTGGAACAGTTCATGGCCAAACTCTGCCCCCACCATCAGAGACAGATAGTAGATGCCATTGGTTTTTTACAGACTGAGGTCAAGGCGCTTGCATCCACCAATACACACCAAGCCTCTAATTCTACCTCTGGCATCCGGGGAACTGCTTGTTCTACTACACAATTCATTCCGGTCACACCTGAGAAGTCATGCCCTGAGCTAAGCTTTTCCAGTGAATCTACTCCCAAATTAGAAGTTCAAAATATCTCCCCTTTTGCTGCAAGCAGTTGTACAATAGAAAGAGCTCCTGAAAATGCAGTGTCACTAAAAACATCTGTTACTGCTCGCTCTGCAATAGATCTTCGTAGCCCTGGGTTAGGAAGTAACCATGCTTTGGTCACTCACACCTCACCTCCAGTGGACACAGAGAGCAACTATTATGGTAACCATGCACCGTTGAAGATGAAAATTATGACCAGCAATGTTGCTGATGGAAAGAAGTTGTCCTGTGTGCTCAATGCCTCTCTTTCAACTCATTCTGACACTTTGGAGGACAGACAGGTTAACTCAGTTTCATCCAACAAAACAGAGACTCATAGTGCTAGACTCAGCTCATCTGTGAAAAGACACAACCAGGCTGGTCATCAGTATCAAGCTAGACAGAAAGAGACTCTTGGGCAGGCCAAAGATACACCAGCAAAAATTATTTCAGTCCATATGACCATACCATCAGACTCTCCACGGACTGCAAGGAAGACCTTCAGGGCATCCACTGATCATCGGAACAGGGACTCTGCTTGTAGAGGAATGGCTGACCCTGATTTTGAACACtgtgacattgtttttattgacaAACCAATCACTGAGTGCTTTAAGGAACAACGGCGTAGCATTCTCCCACGACGCAATGCCAGAAAAAGTACCAGAGGGCATATGTATTCCGATCAGATCTGGGAGTTAAAAACTGTGCGGACATTGGCTGGAAGAGGCAACTGTCCTAATCCAATGCCAGAGCTTATCACGTTGGTCACGCCTAAACAAATACTTTCAAAGCCTGAAGGTGTACCACCTGTTGATATGCCTGTTGGGCCATGCAGGGAGACAATGAATCAACAAATACCCACAGAAGAGCTAGATGAGAGTATAATTCCAGGAACTGGAGAAATGGTAGATGTAGCAGTTAGTGAAGTACATGTCATAGTTGAAACTAGTCAGACAGATCAGTTTGAGAACAAGGGACAGTCTCCTCCTACACCTATAATGAGCTCtctaacagaaaacaaacaagaagatCTGAACACAGATGTAGAAGAAGATACAAGTGCAGTTTCagggaaaacagcaaaaagtgAAGAAAGTGCTGCTCAGGTTTCATTTGAGGCAGAAAAGAATAACAAGCCTGACTTCCAAAAGGACATTTGCAAATGTACTGAGCAAATAGAAGCAGATACAGTAGTTGAACCAGAAAATATTACCACAGAAGAAGCTGAGCCTCATCTTTCATCAAATACACTGTACAACGATCAACCTCTTCTAAATCAGAATAATGCCCCATCACCCCCATCGGCGGTGAATCAAGTTAGAAAAAGTGAGGAAATAGATGATGAGCAACCTCTGAAACTTCAGCCAGAAGCACAGATACATTATAACtctgaaatgacagaaaagctAAACACCACTGGTTCAGCTGACAGGCCACtggtgacagagacagaaattaAAACATCTGAAGCAGTTGTTGATAATGTTATCCCTTTAGAGACTGATGATAACGATAATGACAGTGACGTGTCCTCTAAGACACTTGACGCCCTGCTGAAAAAATTACCCCCTTGGCGTAGAAAAAGAGGCACCATTATTTCCCTGCCAAAGcagttaaaaggaaaacaacctGTGATAGTGGGTTATTTCAACGGTAGACCCATATCAGCCTCTGACAGAAGTCTTCGTCGTAGATCAAGTAACAGCCTCACATTGCCTATTAAAAAAACTCTTATTTCTAGTCAGAACACACCAGCCAAAACGTCTTCAACAGTTGAAAACAAAAGTTTGGAGCAACCGccacctgaaacacacaaacctgtAAAATTATTTGAGAGTGTTCCTATGATTGATCACAGGACAGAACCGTCTTCTGACATACCATTGACCCCAACATCTAAACTTCTCTCGATgaccaaacaaatgcagaaacaaaagaaagttcAGAGTGATAAGGACACTTTTCTTGTCCTCTGTGATCACCCTGTTGATTGTCCTCCGAGCACAGAGTCCACACGACAGCTTAGATCAGCCAGCCAGAAGCTGGCAGGAAGTCTAGTGTCATCACCCACTGTACATGCTGTATCCCCTAAGCCAACTGCCGCACATGCTCTCGAGTCTACAGAAcagctcccctctctctccctgcttcCTCCACTTCCTGATACTTCTTCTCTAATCATGCCATTGACCACTGCATCCTTTGAGCAGTCCCAGCAGAACATTGTCACAGAGTCAACTGTGGAACTAAACTGTGGAATAAAACCTCAGCTAGTAGAGACaatttctaaagaaaaacaaaaaaatgaagtaGAATGTAGAATGCAGACCAAACAGAAGCTTAGGTCTGCAAAGGTTGTAGATGACAGTAAAACGGAGAAAAGTGAGCTTATCGGTGAGAGATCAAGTCCACTCGAAAGTCTAAGTCCTATAAAGACTGAAATGCAAGCACAGATACcattaagaaataaaagcttTCTCAGAAAGGAGGCAGAAACAAGTGATTATTTGCCAAATGTAGCATATTTAGAAGACAGGCTTGCACGTGGTGATGATAGCAGTTGTTCCATGTCAGACAAGCCCACAAGAATGCCATTAAGGAGTGAGAGTAGTAAGACTGAAATGTTCCATCTGTCCCAGTCACCACAGGTAGACAATAAGAAAGTAGCTTTGAGATCACCAAGATTGGCTGCACCTTCTACCAGTGCTCTTACAGCAACTGGACGACAGTCTGACATAGCATGCCCCATCCGAATAATGCCAGAAAGAATAACGAAAGCTCAAGCGAAGCCCTGTCCATTGTCTGTTACTTCTGTGTTGCCCCAGAGCTCAGGGATGCCTGTCATTGCACCAAGACCTGAgcccccaaaacaaacagctaACAAATTTTTTCAGACTCTGACTGGAGAAGAAAGCCAGCACCTAATTACGAATCTAAATATCAAGTatgataaaatgcaaaaaggtTGGGTGCAAATGGACAGAGAGGGACAGCCAGGTactaaatataaaagcaaagcagacagacaggcagctATATGGAAAAGTAAGCGCAGGGCACGGAAACCAAAGTCTTCAGAGCACCAGAAATACTCACCAGTCCAAATGCTTTTCATGAAAGGTTTTAATCTCACTAGTATTTGTCGGTGGTTCCTTGAATCAACGGAAACAAAGTCCCTTGTCATTGTCAAGAAGGTAAATACTCGTCTTCCGTCAGAAACTCAGCTGTGCTTTCACAGCTCCTCTAGTGCTTCAGGGACCTCACAGGGGGTATTTCCAAGCCTACAGGCAGAGCgcttaaagaaacatttaaaaaaatttgccATTGCCTCTCCTGTGAAAAGCAACCCCAAAAGTCAGAAACTGATTGCCAAAGCACTGCAGCAAGTGGCAACTGTAGTcaaagggaaagagaggagagaaatgtCCAGTACTATGCGGACTTTGTCTAAGTCGCACTCCTCTGCCCAAGCCTGTAAACAAAGAGGCGAATCCCAAAAGTCCTCTGGTAAATCAAAGAATCCAGCTAGTGCAAGGATCTTAAGGAAGTACTCCAATATTCGAGAGAAGTTGCAGGTTCATCAAACCACTGTTAGGTTGAAAAAGGTCTCAAAAGACCTAAAATCCAACAATATGGAAAGACTGCCCACTACAAAGTCTACAGCTAGGTCATCTCTGAAAGCTAAGAAATCACCCCTATCTGTCAGTAAACAAATGAGAGGTTCTGAAGCTAAAATGGAAAGAAGGAAAGCAATGGGTGGCAGAAAGAATACAAAGCAACCTGTTCAGGAGAAGGTAGTCAGGGCTCAGGGCAGTAGTAGAGCCTCAAAAGATGCTACTAAAAAAGAACTGCCAAAGCGACGGTCTCAACGACTAGGGTCACTTAAAATACCTGATCGTAACTCTGCTTACACATCTAAAAGCAGTgttgataataaaaaaacatttgaaggaCAGAAAGTAGAGGTAGAAAAACCCTCTGTCAGCAAAATGAATGGtgcaaaaatccaaacaaaggAATCTTCACAAAGTACACTTGCTGAATTTAAGGGTACTGAAACTGCCGTTGAAACCCCACAGCAGAGCATCGATGTCAAGTTTCCCACCTCACCTGACCAGGTACTAACAAGATCCCAGAGAAAAATGGAAATAGCGGTCCCTGTGAGTGGGAGCCCCAGTCACGCTTCAAAGAGGGCCACAAAGACTGTGACAACAAAAAATGCATCTCCTAGAATAGTCAGGAAAGCTGAGGAGCCCACACTGACAAGAAGTGGGGCTTTAAAGACCTCCTTAAAGAGAAGTCGGGCAGCTTTGTTCCCACGCAGTACAACAAAATTGTCAACAAAGAGAGCTCTGGGGTCCTTTGAGACCCCAGCTAAGCGCACTAGGACATCAttctcaaaataaaatggaCCTACAACGAGAGAGATCATCTTTATTCAGaggattttgttttatctgaaaTATATTCAGAAGGACAGAAGTATCTATTTTGTACTCTCAACAATCTCTTCAGAGGATACCTTTTTCAGTAGGCAAAGATGTGAAGAAGGAaataatttctgcttttgtaAAGCTTCAGTGTGACAATGCAAATGTGATGGATTATTTGCTGAGCATTTGCCCTTTGTTCAGGGACTGCAGACAAGTCCTACATGATGTCTAGAAGATGTAGTTACTGTTTGGCTTTATGTTTCAGCATTCAATGGCATGGCTGGAGATAATAGCCTataaaactgcttttaaaaagttgtaatATCAAACATCAAGCTTTGTTATCAAGATGACAAATCCATTCACCATCCTCACTTTTTCCCATTTTCCATATAATTATTCTTTTAGATTAAAATGCACTGCATTTAAAGGTCAGAATGCTTAATATGAGAAGGGAGATCAGATTttgaatgacattttttacttaaatagGGTGTTTGTATCTCCAGCCTGTCTTCCACTCACAACATTGTGAATATGTAACTGTTGTGACCAGGTGCCTTATTTATGAAGTGTAAAGTAATAGAATGTGTtgctaaatgtgaaaatgccTGTCCTCTAGTTGCAACAGCTTTGAGTACCTGAAGAAGCAGTCAGCAATCATTTGTTTAACTGAGTGTGTACAAATTGTTTCCGTTCCAGAAAGAATGTACCTCATGAttaatgtgtacatttttacgTTGACTGAGGCATTCGGCTGTTTTCATTTACTCGTACCtgacaagtttatttttatatgccCGTTTTTCCCAGAGCATTAACACACGATAGTTCTTCTCAAAATTGTTTTAGATGGCAAAACACATAAGTGTGTTCTATATGTGACACAAGtttattaattttatgtttGGGGTCTGACCATTGCACCTGCTGTTGTCAAATGTAAtagtaatttcagttttgagtatttTACCTGCTTCCGAGTGTAATAATTTAGGTTTATGTGGTGAAAGTTTCAGCAACTATTGCAATAGAAGGTGCCCCCTTCATACAGtacaactgaaacaaacaattcTATTTATGTCCCTGACCTTTGAAAAAACCTAACTCAAGTCTATGCACAATTACAATTAGTTCCCATAATGAAAAAACATCTGACACCATGTAGGGGAACTGGCTCGTAGATCACTTTGGCAACAATTTCTGAACAACACAGGTCTGAAACTATGTATATATGGTTGTTATGGCCTCCTTAGCATTAATGTCATATGGAAAGGTTATAGATTTCTTTGCTTGATTATTGACAAGCTGCATATTAAATTTTGGCTTTATTCACATCACCCTTGTGATTTGTGCATCTAAGTATGTTGAAGTTGtattatgttgtttttccttttttttttttttatgtaattggCAGTCAGGTAGATGTTCTTATTATGTGAAGTTTCTTTACTTCCACAGTAGTAACTTGCAGTAGTGTGagtaaatataaatgcaaatgcCAGATTTAGCagagtgttttgtttgatttattttattttaatgtttagagggtaaatcatctgtaaatgcaaaacatgtctgtcatgtttttattgttatttaagaTCTTCATGTAGGCTAACCAATTCCACAAATTGAAAACAGCCCACCAAATATCAGACTTGAATATGTTTATTCTTTACAGTTGCTATTTAAAGATTTAgactttgtacatttaaaaaaaataactgctttATTTGTGGTAATCTCAAGAATGATACTTCTTTATGTTaaatactttgtatttttgctgGACTTGATAAAAGAtatttgaattttatgttttgtttcttggCTCATTTATACcacttttaaatgttgttgtattttgtcaACTAATCAGACAAGGTTCAACTTAGGAGTTGAACCTTCAGATTTGTCGGAATGATCCATCAAGGTATTGTTAGTAAAGTGGCAAAGTGAAATCTGAAGCGCTTTTTGAAAAAGGCAGACTGTAATCAAACTGCCTTTCTGACTCTCCACAAATAATTACACAAACACGGATGAGTACACTTTTGACATGTCTTTGATTTAAAGCTATCATGGTGctgg
The nucleotide sequence above comes from Channa argus isolate prfri chromosome 1, Channa argus male v1.0, whole genome shotgun sequence. Encoded proteins:
- the wu:fc17b08 gene encoding mucin-2 isoform X2; this translates as MASQCKRQQCTIDRLGFRQELDSWRHKLIHCVDEPVAVSDWSFDENCLFCCLRRDKVKEHLIDLGNEGLESTHRPLLIKDQSTISRLEKQAEEFLSAVLSRKDVPKFSDPHIPVVAQDILQKMIRQFAAEYTSKTSSPQDSCSDSQACSDQSLPTVPFQARASPSTSPAAPLTGPAHNQNPVLSKLLMADQDAPLDLTIKKPLAESSEQDGVLDLSIKKNRCSSSQPVHSSCLSPGALMLKGESTDLHVTKAKDLQSTSTLEQFMAKLCPHHQRQIVDAIGFLQTEVKALASTNTHQASNSTSGIRGTACSTTQFIPVTPEKSCPELSFSSESTPKLEVQNISPFAASSCTIERAPENAVSLKTSVTARSAIDLRSPGLGSNHALVTHTSPPVDTESNYYGNHAPLKMKIMTSNVADGKKLSCVLNASLSTHSDTLEDRQVNSVSSNKTETHSARLSSSVKRHNQAGHQYQARQKETLGQAKDTPAKIISVHMTIPSDSPRTARKTFRASTDHRNRDSACRGMADPDFEHCDIVFIDKPITECFKEQRRSILPRRNARKSTRGHMYSDQIWELKTVRTLAGRGNCPNPMPELITLVTPKQILSKPEGVPPVDMPVGPCRETMNQQIPTEELDESIIPGTGEMVDVAVSEVHVIVETSQTDQFENKGQSPPTPIMSSLTENKQEDLNTDVEEDTSAVSGKTAKSEESAAQVSFEAEKNNKPDFQKDICKCTEQIEADTVVEPENITTEEAEPHLSSNTLYNDQPLLNQNNAPSPPSAVNQVRKSEEIDDEQPLKLQPEAQIHYNSEMTEKLNTTGSADRPLVTETEIKTSEAVVDNVIPLETDDNDNDSDVSSKTLDALLKKLPPWRRKRGTIISLPKQLKGKQPVIVGYFNGRPISASDRSLRRRSSNSLTLPIKKTLISSQNTPAKTSSTVENKSLEQPPPETHKPVKLFESVPMIDHRTEPSSDIPLTPTSKLLSMTKQMQKQKKVQSDKDTFLVLCDHPVDCPPSTESTRQLRSASQKLAGSLVSSPTVHAVSPKPTAAHALESTEQLPSLSLLPPLPDTSSLIMPLTTASFEQSQQNIVTESTVELNCGIKPQLVETISKEKQKNEVECRMQTKQKLRSAKVVDDSKTEKSELIGERSSPLESLSPIKTEMQAQIPLRNKSFLRKEAETSDYLPNVAYLEDRLARGDDSSCSMSDKPTRMPLRSESSKTEMFHLSQSPQVDNKKVALRSPRLAAPSTSALTATGRQSDIACPIRIMPERITKAQAKPCPLSVTSVLPQSSGMPVIAPRPEPPKQTANKFFQTLTGEESQHLITNLNIKYDKMQKGWVQMDREGQPGTKYKSKADRQAAIWKSKRRARKPKSSEHQKYSPVQMLFMKGFNLTSICRWFLESTETKSLVIVKKVNTRLPSETQLCFHSSSSASGTSQGVFPSLQAERLKKHLKKFAIASPVKSNPKSQKLIAKALQQVATVVKGKERREMSSTMRTLSKSHSSAQACKQRGESQKSSGKSKNPASARILRKYSNIREKLQVHQTTVRLKKVSKDLKSNNMERLPTTKSTARSSLKAKKSPLSVSKQMRGSEAKMERRKAMGGRKNTKQPVQEKVVRAQGSSRASKDATKKELPKRRSQRLGSLKIPDRNSAYTSKSSVDNKKTFEGQKVEVEKPSVSKMNGAKIQTKESSQSTLAEFKGTETAVETPQQSIDVKFPTSPDQVLTRSQRKMEIAVPVSGSPSHASKRATKTVTTKNASPRIVRKAEEPTLTRSGALKTSLKRSRAALFPRSTTKLSTKRALGSFETPAKRTRTSFSK
- the wu:fc17b08 gene encoding mucin-2 isoform X1; the protein is MASQCKRQQCTIDRLGFRQELDSWRHKLIHCVGFESILEGLFGPELVEDLKLFKDEPVAVSDWSFDENCLFCCLRRDKVKEHLIDLGNEGLESTHRPLLIKDQSTISRLEKQAEEFLSAVLSRKDVPKFSDPHIPVVAQDILQKMIRQFAAEYTSKTSSPQDSCSDSQACSDQSLPTVPFQARASPSTSPAAPLTGPAHNQNPVLSKLLMADQDAPLDLTIKKPLAESSEQDGVLDLSIKKNRCSSSQPVHSSCLSPGALMLKGESTDLHVTKAKDLQSTSTLEQFMAKLCPHHQRQIVDAIGFLQTEVKALASTNTHQASNSTSGIRGTACSTTQFIPVTPEKSCPELSFSSESTPKLEVQNISPFAASSCTIERAPENAVSLKTSVTARSAIDLRSPGLGSNHALVTHTSPPVDTESNYYGNHAPLKMKIMTSNVADGKKLSCVLNASLSTHSDTLEDRQVNSVSSNKTETHSARLSSSVKRHNQAGHQYQARQKETLGQAKDTPAKIISVHMTIPSDSPRTARKTFRASTDHRNRDSACRGMADPDFEHCDIVFIDKPITECFKEQRRSILPRRNARKSTRGHMYSDQIWELKTVRTLAGRGNCPNPMPELITLVTPKQILSKPEGVPPVDMPVGPCRETMNQQIPTEELDESIIPGTGEMVDVAVSEVHVIVETSQTDQFENKGQSPPTPIMSSLTENKQEDLNTDVEEDTSAVSGKTAKSEESAAQVSFEAEKNNKPDFQKDICKCTEQIEADTVVEPENITTEEAEPHLSSNTLYNDQPLLNQNNAPSPPSAVNQVRKSEEIDDEQPLKLQPEAQIHYNSEMTEKLNTTGSADRPLVTETEIKTSEAVVDNVIPLETDDNDNDSDVSSKTLDALLKKLPPWRRKRGTIISLPKQLKGKQPVIVGYFNGRPISASDRSLRRRSSNSLTLPIKKTLISSQNTPAKTSSTVENKSLEQPPPETHKPVKLFESVPMIDHRTEPSSDIPLTPTSKLLSMTKQMQKQKKVQSDKDTFLVLCDHPVDCPPSTESTRQLRSASQKLAGSLVSSPTVHAVSPKPTAAHALESTEQLPSLSLLPPLPDTSSLIMPLTTASFEQSQQNIVTESTVELNCGIKPQLVETISKEKQKNEVECRMQTKQKLRSAKVVDDSKTEKSELIGERSSPLESLSPIKTEMQAQIPLRNKSFLRKEAETSDYLPNVAYLEDRLARGDDSSCSMSDKPTRMPLRSESSKTEMFHLSQSPQVDNKKVALRSPRLAAPSTSALTATGRQSDIACPIRIMPERITKAQAKPCPLSVTSVLPQSSGMPVIAPRPEPPKQTANKFFQTLTGEESQHLITNLNIKYDKMQKGWVQMDREGQPGTKYKSKADRQAAIWKSKRRARKPKSSEHQKYSPVQMLFMKGFNLTSICRWFLESTETKSLVIVKKVNTRLPSETQLCFHSSSSASGTSQGVFPSLQAERLKKHLKKFAIASPVKSNPKSQKLIAKALQQVATVVKGKERREMSSTMRTLSKSHSSAQACKQRGESQKSSGKSKNPASARILRKYSNIREKLQVHQTTVRLKKVSKDLKSNNMERLPTTKSTARSSLKAKKSPLSVSKQMRGSEAKMERRKAMGGRKNTKQPVQEKVVRAQGSSRASKDATKKELPKRRSQRLGSLKIPDRNSAYTSKSSVDNKKTFEGQKVEVEKPSVSKMNGAKIQTKESSQSTLAEFKGTETAVETPQQSIDVKFPTSPDQVLTRSQRKMEIAVPVSGSPSHASKRATKTVTTKNASPRIVRKAEEPTLTRSGALKTSLKRSRAALFPRSTTKLSTKRALGSFETPAKRTRTSFSK